The nucleotide window GTAAGTTTTTTTGTTATATTTAAAGTTGATTTTTTTCTCACCTTTTCCGTGTTCTTTAACTGTAGCTACAACAGAAGCCGAATTTACTAACGGAGTTCCTACTGTTACGTTATCTCCTTCTCCTACAAGTAATACTTCTTTAATTTCTACATCTGAATTTACTTCAGCGGCTAATTTTTCAACTTTCAATACAGATCCTACTTCAACTTTATACTGTTTTCCACCTGTTTTAATTACTGCAAACATCTGCACACCTCCAAATATCAAAATCGCTAAATCATGGGTATTAGCCACCCAATTTATGCGTTATTGAGATAATATACCATATTTTCTGTCGTTTGTCAAATCAAATTTCTTTTTAAAATTGACAAATCAGTGTCATCTATTTTCAAATTCTTATATTTTCTTAACAATTTCCACATACTTTATATTCATATTGTGCTTACTTAAAAACATCTGTTCAAACTCGGTTTTTATATTTTCTACTGCTTTTTCCGTATTATGCAGATCATCAGTATGATAAACGATCTCATATCCGTCAAGCTTATCGACCAATTCAATTACATCTTCATAATATTTCTGATGATCGGTTTTAAAATATAATTTTCCGTCTTTTTTTAGAATAACATTCAGCTTCTCAAACAGTTCTTTACTTATGACTCTTTTATGTTCTTCACCTTCCCAAGGGTCAGGAAAATTAATATAAATTCCACTTATTTCATTTTCTCCTATAAAATCAAGGATTGTTTCTCCTCTTTTTCTTATAAACAGAATATTTTTAATATTTCTTTTTTTTGACTTTCTCGCTCCGAGTACAAGCCTTTTAAATCTGAGTTCCAATGCAATATAATTTCTATCTTTATATTTCTCGGCATTTCCCACGGCAAAATTCCCGCTTCCGCAGCCTATTTCCAAAAATATATCATTATTATTCCCGAAAAAGTCTGCCCATTTGCCTTTATAACTGTCGACTTTTTCATTATCATACATAAGATGTTCAGGATATTCAACCATTTCGTAAATATATTTGTTATAATTTTTTTTCGGTTTCTCAAAAAAATATTCCCATACTTCTTTTGCCTGCTTTTCATTCTCAATTTTTTCAGTTTTCAATTTTACTTTCCTTTCTCTAATCACCATACAGTTCTTTTAAAATTTTATCTATTTCATCATTTTTTTTAAAAAAGTCCGATGTGTTTATTATTTCAGATTTTTTCAGGTATTCTGTTATTTCATTCTTATTTTTGACAATTTTTATAAACTTCATTTTTTTCGCTTCTTTTACTATTTCCTCTATATTTTGATAATATTCCCCGATTATAGGCATTTTACCGTAATAAAGAGGTTCCAGTATCGAATGCCCTCCTATATTTACAAGAGTCCCCCCTACAAATACAAAGTCGGCTAATTGATAAAAATCTCTTAACATTCCCATTTTATCGACTAATATAATATCATTTTTTTTATTTTCAGACAATAGAGAAAAGTTTTCCTCTCCGAAAGTTTGTTTTATTTCATCAGCAATTTCACTGATTTTGTCCAAATGCCTCGGCACAATTATCAGCTGATACACGCTATTTATGTTTATTTCCTTAAACACTTCAATCCATATTTTTTCTTCACCCGGACGAGTACTCCCGCAAACGATTATTTTTCTTCCGTTTATAGTATAATTATCTAAAAGCTCCTTTTTCTCTTTTTCAGACAAAATTTCATATTTTATGGAGTATTTTAAATTTTTAAATACATATATTTTTTCTTTTTTTACTCCCAAATCTAAATATCTCTCTTTGTCTTCCTCGCTTTGAATCATTATTTTTTTTACTTTATTCAGTGTTTTTTTTATTAGAGGCTTTATTTTTCTGTATGTTTTCATATTTTTTTCGGTCAGTCTGCCGTTTATAATATAAAGTTCCGAGTATTTTTCTGCTGTCTGATATAAATTAGGCCAAATTTCCGTTTCTATTATAACCGTCTTTTTTACGGAAAAATTTTTATATACTTTTCTCAACATAAAATAATCATCCAAAGGAAAAAATATTATTTTAATATTTTTATTATTTCCGTATGCTTTCGTTACAGCTTCTTTTCCTGTATCGGTCATAACAGATATTATTATTTTTTCTTTTCTTTCGAGCAGTTTTTCAATAAGCTCTTTGGATAAATTAAACTCACCTACAGACGACATATGTATAAATACCGCTTTTTCTTCTTTTTTTAGAAAATCCCGATTTTTCAAGTCCTGAAACAGTCTTTTCTTAAAAAATTCTCTCGTCTTCTTATTAAATAAAGAAATTATAAAAATCGGAATGTATAAAATAAACCTTAATATATTATAAATTATCATTTCTATAACAATATAAAAGCATTTCGCTTAATATATTTCTCCTTTTTTCAGTATTTCTGTTTTATCCCCATTTCATTAATTTTTTTGAACAGATTATTGATATTCCCGAAAATAACATAATAAATGCCGAAATCAAGACAGTATATCTTGATGTAAAAAGTCCTCCCAATATACCGCCGACTAAGGCTCCTACAGGAACTAATCCTCTTCCGCACACTCTGAATATTGAAGTTGTACTTCCCAACCTTTCTATCGGTGTAATACTTTGATGCAGAGTAACGACATTTATATTATAAACAGGAATTGCAGTACTTATCAATATCTGTCCTATTATCAGACCCGTTATACTGTTAAATATAAAATAACAGACATATCCTCCGAAGTACAAACTTATGGAAAATAAGATCAGCTTTGCCGGTTTTATTTTTTTAGATAATATCGGAGTTAAAAAACTTCCTATAAAAAATCCGGTATTTCCTATTCCCATTATTAATCCTAATTTACTTTTATCAAGCCCTAATTCTTTTAAAATATAAAAAGACTGAACCGATGTAAAAATTCCGATACAAAAAACAAGAACTATGTAACAAATTATAATAGGACGCAAAAGTTCATTACTAAAAACAAAAATATAACTTTTTCTTATTTCTTCAATACAGCTTTCCTCTGAATCTGAATCTGTTTTGATTATTTTTTCTTCTTTATCTTTTATAAATAACTGCCCTATTAAAGAGATCACATGGGATATTCCGTATCCTACAGTCATTAACGGAAGAGCTATATATTTTGTTAATATACCCAACAGAGAAGGGAATATTACCTGTACAAATGAATTAACTATTTCCAGTACAACATTTGCAGACTTCAAATCTTTTTTTCCCACCAAAACAGGAATATATGCTCCGTATGTTAGAGTATAAAAAACTCTGACAGTATTTGATAATAATATTGCAAGATAGAATAATATTATATTTTTTACATTAAGCATTATCAGTAATATTAATAAGAATATCAATACCATCGAAATAATATTACAAATTAATAAAATTTTCTTTTTTCTGTGTCTATCTACAAAAATTCCCGCATGATTTGCCAAAAATAAATTCGGTATAAATGTTACAAATGTAATTAATGAAGTTTGCATTACGTTAGTATTATACAGGTAAATCGCTATTAAAGGAAATAAAAATATCGAAAATTGTGTTGCAGCTCCGTCAAAAAGAGCAGACACACATAAAAAAGCAAAATTTTTATTAATCCATATTTTTTTCATACCCCATCTCCCAATGTTAATTATTTTTCTTCTTAATAAAGTTAAAAAGGACTGTCATACAGATAAATAAATCTACATCAAAACAGTCCTGTTTATTTTTGATTTCTCTTTTCTTATTTAGCTACTTTATCAGCTAATTTTTTACCGACTTTAAATTTAACTACTTTTTTAGCAGCTATTTTAATTTCTTTTCCTGTTTGAGGGTTTCTTCCTGTTCTTGCAGCTCTTTTTTGTACTCCGAATGTTCCCCATCCAACGAATTGAACAGTTTCTCCTTTAGCTAATGATTTTTCAACAGTTCCTAAAAACTCATTTACTAATTCTTCTGCTCTTTTTTTAGTTTCTCCTGTAGCTTTTGCATAAGCCTCAACAAATTCTTTTTTTGACATAATATTAACCTCCGTTATTTATATATTTTAATTTAAGCATATTATACACTATTTTAGCCATTTGTCCAGCTTTTTTTTGTCTTAGATAGCTGTTTGAAGATGTTTTGTGGCTATAAATAAGGCTTTCAGCCTTTTATGCAAAATCTAAGTTTGATTATTTATATAGCTAACAGATGTTACTTTTTGTTTTATATATACTTAAAATCATATTTTTTACTTCTTCTATAGTTTTTCCTGTGGTATCCACTTCGATTCCATCTTCAGCTTTTTTCAGCGGAGAAATTTCCCGAACAGTATCAAGCCTGTCCCTGTTTACTATACTTTCATAAATTTCCTGAAAAGATGCTTTCCCGCCCTTTCCGATTACTTCCTTATATCTTCTTTCGGCTCTTTCCTTAGGATCCGCCACCAAAAATATCTTTATATCGGCATTGGGAAAGACAACAGTTCCTATATCTCGACCGTCAAGAATAACGTCTTTTGAAGAAGAAAACTTTCTTTGCAGATTTATCATTTCCTCTCTTACTTCTTTAATCGCAGAAACTTCCGATACATTTTCGGAAACTTCCGATTTTCTTATTTCTTCACTTACATCTTTTCCATCCAGAAAAAATCTGTCATTTTCAATATTAATATCAAGATTTTCAAGTAACTCGTTAATTTTACCCTTATCTTCAAAAGAAACTTTTTCTTTCAATAATTTCAGAGTAAACAGACGATACATCGCACCTGTATCGAGATGT belongs to Pseudoleptotrichia goodfellowii and includes:
- a CDS encoding HU family DNA-binding protein, with product MSKKEFVEAYAKATGETKKRAEELVNEFLGTVEKSLAKGETVQFVGWGTFGVQKRAARTGRNPQTGKEIKIAAKKVVKFKVGKKLADKVAK
- the rplU gene encoding 50S ribosomal protein L21 codes for the protein MFAVIKTGGKQYKVEVGSVLKVEKLAAEVNSDVEIKEVLLVGEGDNVTVGTPLVNSASVVATVKEHGKGEKKINFKYNKKTYYRKKGHRQQYTTIEVKSINA
- the trmB gene encoding tRNA (guanosine(46)-N7)-methyltransferase TrmB gives rise to the protein MKTEKIENEKQAKEVWEYFFEKPKKNYNKYIYEMVEYPEHLMYDNEKVDSYKGKWADFFGNNNDIFLEIGCGSGNFAVGNAEKYKDRNYIALELRFKRLVLGARKSKKRNIKNILFIRKRGETILDFIGENEISGIYINFPDPWEGEEHKRVISKELFEKLNVILKKDGKLYFKTDHQKYYEDVIELVDKLDGYEIVYHTDDLHNTEKAVENIKTEFEQMFLSKHNMNIKYVEIVKKI
- the cmk gene encoding (d)CMP kinase, which produces MIIAVDGPAGSGKSTISKLVAKELGMIHLDTGAMYRLFTLKLLKEKVSFEDKGKINELLENLDINIENDRFFLDGKDVSEEIRKSEVSENVSEVSAIKEVREEMINLQRKFSSSKDVILDGRDIGTVVFPNADIKIFLVADPKERAERRYKEVIGKGGKASFQEIYESIVNRDRLDTVREISPLKKAEDGIEVDTTGKTIEEVKNMILSIYKTKSNIC
- a CDS encoding 3-deoxy-D-manno-octulosonic acid transferase, which encodes MKNRDFLKKEEKAVFIHMSSVGEFNLSKELIEKLLERKEKIIISVMTDTGKEAVTKAYGNNKNIKIIFFPLDDYFMLRKVYKNFSVKKTVIIETEIWPNLYQTAEKYSELYIINGRLTEKNMKTYRKIKPLIKKTLNKVKKIMIQSEEDKERYLDLGVKKEKIYVFKNLKYSIKYEILSEKEKKELLDNYTINGRKIIVCGSTRPGEEKIWIEVFKEININSVYQLIIVPRHLDKISEIADEIKQTFGEENFSLLSENKKNDIILVDKMGMLRDFYQLADFVFVGGTLVNIGGHSILEPLYYGKMPIIGEYYQNIEEIVKEAKKMKFIKIVKNKNEITEYLKKSEIINTSDFFKKNDEIDKILKELYGD
- a CDS encoding MFS transporter, yielding MKKIWINKNFAFLCVSALFDGAATQFSIFLFPLIAIYLYNTNVMQTSLITFVTFIPNLFLANHAGIFVDRHRKKKILLICNIISMVLIFLLILLIMLNVKNIILFYLAILLSNTVRVFYTLTYGAYIPVLVGKKDLKSANVVLEIVNSFVQVIFPSLLGILTKYIALPLMTVGYGISHVISLIGQLFIKDKEEKIIKTDSDSEESCIEEIRKSYIFVFSNELLRPIIICYIVLVFCIGIFTSVQSFYILKELGLDKSKLGLIMGIGNTGFFIGSFLTPILSKKIKPAKLILFSISLYFGGYVCYFIFNSITGLIIGQILISTAIPVYNINVVTLHQSITPIERLGSTTSIFRVCGRGLVPVGALVGGILGGLFTSRYTVLISAFIMLFSGISIICSKKLMKWG